In a single window of the Chondrocystis sp. NIES-4102 genome:
- a CDS encoding glucokinase encodes MFLLAGDIGGTKTILRLVEVTEVTLTEKSFRTVKEAQYISANFPDLVPIVKEFLGEDKKLQPEITCLAIAGPVINNTCTLTNLKWVLDSQRLEMELDIPKVSLINDFAANSFGILGLKDVDIHTLQVGEARKKAPIAVIGAGTGLGEAFLIPQGNKYQIFASEGGHADFAPRNDLETELLKYLRHKLKVEHISVERVVSGQGIPSIYQFLRDSNFASESSEIAEKITAWEQETNKTIDPAAIISQAAFKQSDRLCEKTMEIFIEAYGAETGNLALKLLSYGGIYIAGGIAAKILPLMQDGRFLNTFKDKGRVSSLITAIPVHIVLNPQVGLVGSVLYGLQNQD; translated from the coding sequence ATGTTTTTACTTGCTGGAGATATTGGCGGAACAAAGACTATTTTACGTTTAGTAGAAGTCACAGAAGTAACATTAACAGAAAAGTCTTTTAGAACTGTTAAAGAAGCTCAATATATTAGTGCTAACTTTCCTGATCTAGTGCCTATCGTAAAAGAATTTCTAGGAGAAGACAAAAAACTACAACCTGAAATAACTTGTTTGGCGATCGCAGGTCCAGTAATTAATAATACTTGTACTTTAACTAATCTCAAATGGGTTTTAGATAGTCAGCGTCTAGAAATGGAATTAGATATACCAAAAGTCAGTTTAATCAATGATTTTGCTGCTAATAGTTTTGGTATTTTAGGTTTAAAGGATGTAGATATTCATACCTTACAAGTGGGAGAAGCCAGAAAAAAAGCCCCCATAGCGGTTATCGGTGCAGGAACAGGTTTAGGGGAAGCGTTTTTAATTCCTCAAGGTAACAAATATCAAATTTTTGCCAGTGAAGGGGGACACGCAGATTTTGCACCTCGCAATGATTTGGAAACAGAATTATTAAAATATTTGCGCCATAAACTAAAAGTTGAACATATTTCAGTAGAACGAGTAGTATCAGGTCAAGGTATTCCCTCAATATATCAGTTTCTCAGAGATAGCAACTTTGCCAGCGAATCTTCAGAAATTGCTGAAAAAATAACAGCCTGGGAACAAGAAACTAATAAAACTATCGATCCTGCTGCCATAATTTCACAAGCAGCTTTTAAACAGAGCGATCGCCTGTGTGAAAAAACTATGGAAATTTTCATTGAGGCTTATGGGGCAGAAACAGGGAATTTAGCCCTAAAATTACTTTCCTATGGCGGAATCTACATTGCAGGTGGTATTGCTGCTAAAATCTTACCCTTGATGCAGGATGGTCGATTTTTAAACACTTTTAAAGATAAAGGTCGGGTTAGTTCTTTAATTACAGCAATTCCTGTCCACATTGTCTTAAATCCCCAAGTAGGATTAGTAGGCTCGGTGCTATACGGGTTGCAGAATCAAGATTAG
- a CDS encoding GCN5-related N-acetyltransferase, which produces MDQRYQNFQIRDWVKSDRDQAAAVIKTVLEEYGLPWQPELADRDVIEVEAAYLNVGGEFWVVELEGKIVGTAAYQPIERGQKAVEIRKMYLLPTVRGQGLGKYLLRQLEQAIAGKQYQEIWIETASVLQEAVQLYERNGYLPSSGVETARCDLVYCKQL; this is translated from the coding sequence ATGGATCAAAGATATCAGAATTTTCAGATTAGAGATTGGGTAAAGAGCGATCGCGATCAAGCAGCAGCCGTTATTAAAACAGTTTTAGAAGAGTATGGGCTACCTTGGCAACCCGAATTAGCAGATCGAGATGTCATTGAAGTTGAAGCAGCCTATTTAAACGTTGGGGGCGAATTTTGGGTAGTTGAATTGGAAGGTAAGATTGTGGGGACAGCAGCCTATCAACCCATAGAGAGGGGACAAAAAGCGGTCGAGATCCGCAAAATGTACTTACTACCAACTGTTAGAGGACAAGGATTAGGCAAATATTTATTAAGACAATTAGAACAAGCGATCGCGGGTAAACAATATCAAGAAATTTGGATAGAAACTGCATCAGTTTTACAAGAAGCAGTACAATTATACGAACGTAATGGGTATCTACCTAGTAGCGGTGTTGAAACCGCCCGATGTGATTTGGTTTATTGTAAGCAATTATAA
- a CDS encoding 5-formyltetrahydrofolate cyclo-ligase produces MSGDVWQRKSQLICDRLSNLSLFQEAKTILAYFSVRQEVDLNSLFSQPKTWAFPRCVGQSLVWHLWQPGDNLNLGKYGITEPLQQAPTIAPSVADLILVPTVAFDSLGYRLGYGGGYYDRLLCLPECAQIPTIGIAFDFTYLTDLPSDNWDIRLNFICTETQLINC; encoded by the coding sequence ATGTCTGGGGACGTTTGGCAAAGAAAAAGTCAATTAATCTGCGATCGCCTGAGCAATTTATCTTTATTTCAAGAGGCAAAAACTATCTTGGCTTATTTTAGTGTGCGTCAGGAAGTAGATTTAAATTCTTTATTTTCTCAGCCTAAAACTTGGGCGTTTCCCCGTTGTGTTGGGCAATCTTTAGTGTGGCATTTATGGCAGCCAGGAGACAATTTAAACCTTGGTAAATATGGTATCACCGAACCTTTGCAACAAGCCCCAACTATTGCACCATCTGTAGCTGATTTAATTCTTGTACCTACTGTTGCTTTTGATAGCTTGGGATATCGTTTAGGTTATGGCGGTGGTTATTATGATCGCTTATTATGTTTGCCAGAATGCGCCCAGATACCAACAATTGGTATTGCTTTCGATTTTACCTATTTAACCGACTTACCATCAGACAATTGGGACATCAGGCTAAACTTTATTTGTACTGAAACTCAACTGATTAATTGTTAA
- a CDS encoding family 39 glycosyl transferase, with translation MRQQQQLNWQQRSIILGIIWIIGVICDRLWFKLDNSVPAWDQADYLNGVLNYWEALQTPQWFNGQWWRSFWLLSNKIPPLNYILTVPSINLFGTSEDAATTVMLFYSAVLLLSVYGLGVVLFDATVGLWAAGLCQLIPGLYSHRLEFILDYPLTTVITFSYCLLTIYFFSSSKSWLWAILAGISVGLAVLTKQTALFFLLPVILTIFITFITQRQWWRLIQLIIGGLSAIAIAFPWYRTNWLLILTSGKRATVDSAIAEGDPALNTLAAWTYYLKLLPQLLTWNLLLIPIAGFIFYVISKLAKKNNHRKFPTNYFARDQWIWLTTYLFGGYLLSSLNINKDPRYILPLLPILAIILAVGLLLWRSRWRNYILTATASLGIILMLLNIFPLPLMADKLNPQGRHYPYTGEPFPHPQVITTIKNTSPYLRLVLGVLPSTPEINQHNFSFYGEQSQGKISGRQVGVREEEILADSRSLDWFLTKTGDNGSIPASQPAMVQLIESGKDFQLQQGWQLPDKTQLKLYHRYFPTVEVQEFNQASNNNQNLSLEKVELPAVSPNGVPIPITYAWVGSPKLLQTGIVLLTWRQTEDPNAFWIHDHALGMGALNFPPALDNQPAFKVIERTAMQIPLDIKPGKYNLEATYLDRHTGKTQNLPLPNITLTIDPQATATAAPELDLGTQLRNIAPRMAENIKGLEAIFTQTARINQYDAQQDYLPQVEKALSYRLEHNQVNIQQQVNWLYGVALSQVLQQNVEGAIASFKKITTLDPQNPYGYAYLGFVYLYDWQPKPADIVLNTAIKINPNIAEIKTLKGVASLMQGRFIKAWKMLNNHQQ, from the coding sequence GTGAGACAGCAACAGCAATTAAATTGGCAACAAAGATCAATCATTTTAGGCATTATCTGGATTATAGGGGTAATATGCGATCGCTTGTGGTTTAAATTAGATAATTCTGTACCTGCTTGGGATCAGGCTGATTATCTTAATGGAGTATTAAATTATTGGGAGGCGTTACAAACTCCACAATGGTTTAACGGGCAATGGTGGCGTAGTTTTTGGTTGCTTTCTAATAAAATTCCACCTTTAAACTATATTCTGACTGTACCTAGTATCAATCTATTTGGCACAAGTGAAGATGCAGCCACTACTGTTATGTTGTTTTATAGTGCTGTGTTGCTACTTTCGGTTTATGGGTTAGGAGTTGTGTTATTTGATGCGACAGTTGGATTATGGGCAGCAGGGCTATGTCAGTTAATTCCAGGGTTATATAGTCATCGCTTAGAATTTATTTTAGATTATCCTTTAACCACGGTAATAACTTTTAGTTACTGCTTGCTAACGATTTATTTTTTTAGTAGTAGTAAAAGCTGGTTATGGGCTATTTTGGCTGGTATTTCCGTAGGATTAGCGGTATTAACAAAACAGACAGCCTTATTCTTTTTATTGCCTGTTATTTTAACAATTTTCATCACATTTATCACCCAGCGTCAATGGTGGCGGTTAATCCAATTAATAATTGGGGGTTTAAGTGCGATCGCTATAGCTTTTCCTTGGTATCGTACTAATTGGCTACTAATTTTAACATCGGGAAAAAGAGCAACAGTAGATTCGGCGATCGCTGAAGGAGATCCAGCTTTAAATACATTAGCTGCTTGGACATATTATTTAAAATTACTACCTCAATTATTGACATGGAACTTATTATTAATTCCTATAGCAGGATTTATTTTTTATGTAATTAGTAAGCTAGCTAAGAAAAACAATCATCGTAAATTCCCTACTAACTATTTTGCCCGTGATCAATGGATCTGGTTAACTACTTATCTATTTGGTGGTTATTTACTTTCCTCCCTCAACATCAATAAAGATCCGCGTTACATATTACCTTTACTACCAATATTGGCGATTATTTTAGCCGTAGGTTTACTTTTATGGCGTAGTCGCTGGCGCAATTATATTTTGACGGCTACAGCTAGCTTGGGAATAATTTTAATGCTGTTAAATATCTTCCCGTTGCCATTGATGGCTGACAAACTTAATCCCCAAGGGCGACATTATCCCTATACAGGTGAACCTTTTCCGCATCCCCAAGTAATTACCACAATTAAAAATACCTCCCCCTATCTACGTTTAGTATTAGGAGTATTACCTTCCACACCTGAAATTAATCAACATAACTTTTCCTTCTATGGTGAACAAAGCCAGGGTAAAATTTCTGGGCGACAAGTGGGAGTTAGAGAAGAGGAAATATTAGCAGATTCTCGCTCTTTAGATTGGTTTTTAACCAAAACAGGAGATAATGGGTCAATTCCTGCCTCACAACCAGCAATGGTACAGTTAATAGAATCAGGTAAAGACTTTCAACTACAGCAAGGCTGGCAATTACCAGATAAAACCCAGTTAAAACTTTATCATCGCTACTTTCCCACAGTAGAAGTGCAAGAATTTAATCAAGCTTCTAATAATAATCAAAACCTAAGCTTAGAAAAAGTCGAACTACCTGCGGTTTCCCCGAATGGTGTACCAATTCCTATTACCTATGCTTGGGTTGGTAGTCCTAAATTATTGCAAACTGGGATAGTGCTTTTAACCTGGAGACAAACAGAAGATCCTAATGCTTTTTGGATACATGATCACGCTTTGGGTATGGGTGCATTAAATTTTCCCCCTGCTTTAGATAACCAGCCAGCATTTAAAGTTATTGAAAGGACAGCCATGCAGATACCATTGGATATAAAACCAGGGAAATATAATCTAGAAGCAACATATTTAGATCGTCATACGGGTAAAACCCAAAACCTACCTTTGCCTAATATAACTTTAACCATTGATCCTCAAGCAACAGCAACGGCTGCACCAGAATTAGACTTAGGGACGCAGTTACGTAATATTGCCCCAAGAATGGCAGAAAACATTAAAGGGTTAGAAGCAATTTTTACTCAAACAGCCAGAATTAATCAGTATGATGCCCAACAAGACTACTTACCACAAGTAGAAAAAGCTTTATCCTATCGATTAGAACACAATCAGGTAAATATACAACAACAAGTCAATTGGTTATATGGGGTTGCCCTATCCCAAGTATTACAACAAAATGTAGAAGGAGCGATCGCATCGTTTAAAAAAATTACCACCCTTGACCCACAAAACCCCTATGGGTATGCTTATTTAGGTTTTGTCTATCTTTATGACTGGCAGCCAAAACCTGCGGATATTGTTCTCAATACAGCTATAAAAATTAATCCTAATATTGCCGAAATTAAAACCTTAAAAGGGGTTGCAAGTTTAATGCAGGGTAGATTTATTAAGGCGTGGAAGATGTTAAATAACCATCAGCAATAG
- a CDS encoding GCN5-related N-acetyltransferase, with translation MINSLEIKIVPYQSEITAIRNIRSIVFLQEQKIAPELEFDGLDATAIHLLGYLNSQPVATARIRELDSKTAKIERLAVLPEARKQGMGEKLMQVAIETITQQQKSTAIVHAQAYIARLYHRLGFEIVGEEFKEAGITHVKMVKQL, from the coding sequence ATGATTAATTCATTAGAGATTAAAATCGTTCCATATCAAAGTGAAATAACTGCTATTAGAAACATTAGAAGTATAGTATTTCTACAAGAGCAGAAAATAGCACCAGAATTAGAGTTTGACGGTTTAGATGCAACTGCTATTCATTTACTCGGATATTTAAATTCCCAACCAGTAGCAACAGCTAGAATTAGGGAATTAGATAGTAAGACAGCCAAAATAGAAAGACTCGCCGTTTTACCTGAAGCCAGAAAGCAGGGGATGGGGGAAAAACTTATGCAAGTCGCCATAGAAACAATTACCCAACAGCAAAAATCAACAGCGATAGTTCATGCTCAAGCTTATATTGCTCGTCTGTATCATAGATTAGGGTTTGAAATAGTGGGAGAGGAATTTAAAGAAGCAGGTATTACCCATGTCAAGATGGTTAAGCAGTTGTAG
- a CDS encoding beta-glucosidase — MTGKLLKDWQSLSLREQIAQMIVVRASGYLFDHQIRYPAWEASNEQLQQWLEEFNLGGVILLGGSSIELRARSQQLQSWAKLPLLLAADVEEGIGQRFPGGSWFPPPMALASIYEQNPNLAEQYAREMGKITAQEALTVGINWLLAPVVDVNNNPANPVINVRAFGDRPEVVSALSSAFIEGAKSYPVLTTAKHFPGHGDTSVDSHLDLPILNHDQHRLTAIELPPFQSAIASQVDSIMTAHLVISDWDQDKPATLSYPIITEKLREQLGFEGLIVTDALIMGGITSYAPPDQVAVMAVEAGNDILLMPDNPEVAIACIYDAVKSGRISQQRIQASLQRIWQAKARVSQLTPNVELSTHSARMLIDSILQASIETGGQIPLITNPSQVGRNLIVVDDVLNTPYLDIHTPAIAIPQQFNYQRQIVDSNTLDCILLDNRPTLLQIFVRGNPFKGNAGLTEKTKAIYQQLVEKGQIEAIIIYGSPYVLQWFRDFIPDRLPWVYSYGQMEQAQAIALKALYNLHTNVLSSKSQVNFGF, encoded by the coding sequence GTGACAGGAAAACTTTTGAAAGATTGGCAAAGTTTGTCTTTAAGGGAGCAAATTGCTCAAATGATTGTGGTACGTGCTTCTGGTTATTTATTTGACCATCAAATCCGTTATCCTGCCTGGGAAGCTTCCAATGAGCAACTGCAACAGTGGCTAGAGGAATTTAATCTGGGTGGGGTAATTCTTTTGGGGGGAAGCAGTATTGAATTACGTGCGCGATCGCAACAGTTGCAGAGTTGGGCAAAGTTACCTTTATTACTCGCAGCCGATGTTGAAGAAGGTATTGGGCAACGTTTTCCTGGAGGATCTTGGTTTCCTCCACCTATGGCATTAGCTTCTATTTATGAGCAAAATCCTAATTTAGCAGAGCAATATGCTAGAGAGATGGGGAAAATTACGGCACAAGAAGCTTTAACGGTGGGTATTAATTGGTTGCTTGCACCTGTGGTGGATGTTAATAATAATCCTGCTAATCCTGTAATTAATGTTAGGGCATTTGGCGATCGCCCTGAAGTGGTAAGTGCTTTAAGTAGCGCATTTATTGAGGGGGCTAAATCCTACCCTGTTTTAACTACTGCTAAACATTTTCCAGGACATGGGGATACGAGTGTTGATTCTCATCTTGATTTACCAATTCTTAATCATGATCAACATCGCTTAACAGCCATCGAATTACCTCCTTTTCAATCTGCGATCGCATCTCAAGTGGATAGTATTATGACTGCTCACTTGGTTATTAGTGATTGGGATCAAGATAAACCTGCTACTCTTTCTTATCCAATTATTACTGAAAAATTAAGGGAACAATTAGGATTTGAGGGTTTAATTGTAACTGATGCTTTGATTATGGGAGGTATTACTAGTTATGCTCCTCCTGATCAAGTAGCAGTGATGGCAGTCGAAGCAGGAAACGATATTTTATTAATGCCTGATAATCCAGAAGTGGCGATCGCTTGTATTTATGATGCTGTAAAGTCAGGAAGGATTAGCCAACAACGTATACAAGCCTCTTTACAACGTATTTGGCAAGCTAAAGCGCGAGTATCTCAGTTAACACCGAATGTTGAATTATCTACTCATTCCGCTCGTATGCTAATAGATTCTATTTTACAAGCTTCAATAGAAACAGGTGGTCAGATTCCTTTAATTACTAATCCTTCTCAAGTTGGTCGTAATTTAATTGTGGTTGATGATGTTTTAAATACTCCCTATTTAGATATCCATACCCCTGCGATCGCTATTCCGCAGCAATTTAACTATCAGCGACAGATAGTTGATAGCAATACCCTAGACTGTATTTTGCTAGATAATCGTCCTACCTTATTACAGATATTTGTGCGCGGTAATCCTTTTAAGGGTAATGCAGGTTTAACTGAGAAAACCAAGGCAATATATCAACAATTAGTTGAAAAGGGACAGATCGAAGCAATAATCATTTATGGTAGTCCTTATGTCTTACAGTGGTTTAGAGATTTTATCCCAGATAGACTGCCTTGGGTATATAGTTATGGACAAATGGAACAGGCACAGGCGATCGCTCTGAAGGCTTTATATAATCTTCACACTAATGTGTTATCTTCTAAATCTCAGGTTAATTTTGGCTTCTAA
- a CDS encoding ribosome-binding factor A, with the protein MANSRRVARVAALIKREVSQMLMSEIKDDRVGAGMVSVTDVDISGDLQHAKIFVSIYGTDVARAETMMGLESAVNYVRRELGSRMQLRRTPTIRFVEDRSLERGDNMLNLLNQISQERQKQSETVELGEDL; encoded by the coding sequence ATGGCTAATAGTCGTCGTGTGGCTCGCGTAGCTGCTTTAATCAAGCGAGAAGTGAGTCAGATGTTAATGAGTGAAATAAAAGACGATCGCGTTGGTGCAGGAATGGTGAGTGTTACGGACGTTGATATTTCAGGAGACTTACAACACGCTAAAATCTTTGTCAGTATTTATGGAACAGATGTAGCCAGGGCAGAGACAATGATGGGGTTAGAGTCGGCGGTTAATTATGTTCGTCGTGAGTTGGGTAGCAGAATGCAGCTTAGACGGACTCCTACCATTAGGTTTGTTGAGGATCGATCTTTAGAAAGAGGAGATAATATGTTGAATTTACTCAATCAAATTAGTCAGGAGAGACAAAAGCAGTCGGAGACAGTAGAATTGGGCGAAGATTTATAG
- the rbcR gene encoding LysR family transcriptional regulator, which produces MIQATLHQLKVFETVARNGSFTRAAEELLITQPTVSSQVKQLTKAVGLPLFEQIGKSLYLTDAGKELLFTCQEIFEQLDNFEIKIADLKGTKQGQLKLAVITTAKYFIPRLLGSFCQKYPGIDVALKVINHHEIQQRMLENKDDLYIVSNPNRDIDLKCQSFLNNPLVVVARKDHPLAMKRNINIKELNDQPFIMREQGSGTREAIVQLFNKHDISVKVKLELGSNEAIKQAISGGLGMSILSEHCLISERANGELTILDFEHFPIKRRWFVAHLAGKKLSVIAETFFEYLLEESPKLSFPESSILAQLSPEAFSIAGK; this is translated from the coding sequence TTGATCCAGGCAACCTTACACCAATTAAAGGTTTTTGAAACAGTAGCGCGCAATGGTAGCTTTACCCGTGCAGCAGAAGAATTGCTAATTACCCAACCCACAGTTTCTAGTCAAGTTAAGCAGTTAACTAAAGCTGTTGGCTTGCCATTGTTTGAGCAAATTGGCAAAAGTTTATATTTAACTGATGCAGGTAAAGAATTATTATTTACTTGTCAGGAAATTTTTGAACAATTAGATAATTTTGAAATTAAGATTGCCGATCTCAAAGGTACTAAGCAAGGACAATTAAAACTTGCTGTCATTACCACAGCCAAATATTTCATTCCTAGACTGTTAGGTTCATTTTGTCAAAAATATCCAGGTATAGATGTTGCTTTAAAAGTTATTAATCATCATGAAATTCAACAAAGGATGTTGGAAAATAAAGATGATCTATATATAGTTAGCAATCCCAATAGAGATATTGACTTAAAATGCCAATCTTTCTTAAATAATCCCCTGGTGGTAGTTGCCAGAAAAGATCATCCTTTAGCGATGAAAAGGAATATCAACATCAAGGAGCTAAATGACCAGCCCTTTATCATGAGAGAACAAGGTTCTGGTACAAGAGAAGCAATTGTGCAGTTATTTAATAAGCATGATATATCAGTCAAAGTAAAACTAGAACTAGGAAGTAATGAAGCAATAAAACAAGCTATTTCTGGTGGACTGGGTATGTCTATTTTATCGGAACATTGTTTAATTTCCGAAAGAGCTAATGGAGAGTTAACTATTTTAGATTTTGAACATTTTCCTATCAAACGCCGTTGGTTTGTAGCTCATTTAGCAGGTAAAAAACTTTCAGTGATAGCAGAAACATTTTTCGAGTACTTATTAGAAGAAAGTCCAAAACTATCTTTTCCTGAGTCGAGTATTTTGGCGCAATTATCGCCAGAGGCTTTTAGTATCGCAGGTAAATAG
- a CDS encoding radical SAM domain-containing protein — MNSVVTYSPAYTIVSSYECFNRCSYCNFRVDLETESPLRLESSLEKLQNIDRKLVTEILVISGEVHPQSLNRLNWLEKIYRICQMCLDLGFLPHTNVGPLSFQEMSLLKSVNVSMGLMLEQVNPKFQQTVHKHAPSKDPALRLEQLEWAGKLKIPFTTGLLLGIGETYKDIQESLEAIARSQRRWGHIQEVILQPHSLGSSQEEINLPSFDLNLLPGIITEAKKILPETISIQIPPNLVFEANFLIECIVAGARDLGGISPKDEVNPDYPHPTYQALSAILQPAGWTLKPRLPVYPQYYSWLSPNLQTAIEAKKNLI, encoded by the coding sequence ATGAATTCTGTAGTTACGTACAGCCCAGCCTACACAATAGTTTCAAGTTATGAGTGTTTTAACAGATGCAGTTACTGTAATTTTCGGGTTGATTTGGAAACTGAGTCACCTTTAAGATTGGAAAGTAGCTTAGAGAAACTGCAAAATATAGATAGAAAGCTGGTTACTGAAATTTTGGTAATAAGCGGAGAGGTTCATCCTCAATCATTAAATAGATTAAACTGGTTGGAAAAAATTTATAGAATTTGCCAGATGTGTCTAGATTTAGGCTTTCTACCTCATACTAATGTTGGCCCTCTAAGTTTTCAAGAAATGAGCCTGCTAAAAAGTGTCAATGTTTCGATGGGGCTGATGTTAGAGCAAGTAAATCCAAAATTTCAGCAAACAGTACATAAACACGCCCCTAGTAAAGATCCAGCTTTACGCCTAGAGCAATTGGAATGGGCTGGCAAGTTAAAAATTCCTTTTACTACTGGTTTACTTCTAGGTATAGGTGAAACATATAAAGATATTCAAGAATCTTTAGAGGCGATCGCGCGATCGCAAAGACGCTGGGGACATATTCAAGAAGTTATTCTCCAGCCTCATAGTTTGGGGAGTAGTCAAGAGGAAATTAATTTACCAAGTTTTGATCTCAATCTTCTACCTGGAATTATTACTGAAGCAAAAAAAATCTTACCTGAAACTATTTCTATTCAAATTCCCCCTAATTTGGTATTTGAAGCAAATTTTTTAATCGAATGTATAGTAGCAGGGGCAAGGGATTTGGGAGGAATTAGTCCTAAAGATGAAGTAAACCCTGACTACCCTCACCCTACCTATCAAGCTTTATCGGCAATATTACAACCTGCGGGGTGGACTTTAAAGCCTAGATTACCTGTATATCCTCAATATTATTCCTGGTTATCTCCTAATTTACAGACAGCAATTGAAGCTAAAAAAAATTTAATTTGA
- the psbA3_2 gene encoding photosystem II D1 protein, whose protein sequence is MTTTLQQRETRGAWENFCSWVTSTNNRIYVGWFGVLMIPTLLAATTCFLIAFVAAPPVDIDGIREPVAGSLIYGNNIISGAVVPSSNAIGLHFYPIWEAASLDEWLYNGGPYQLIIFHFLIGVFCYMGRQWELSYRLGMRPWICVAYSAPVSAATAVFLIYPLGQGSFSDGMPLGISGTFNFMLVFQAEHNILMHPFHMLGVAGVFGGSLFSAMHGSLVTSSLVRETTETESQNYGYKFGQEEETYNIVAAHGYFGRLIFQYASFNNSRSLHFFLGAWPVIGIWFTAMGISTMAFNLNGFNFNQSIMDSQGRVVNTWADILNRANLGFEVMHERNAHNFPLDLASGETAPVALTAPAING, encoded by the coding sequence ATGACAACTACATTACAGCAACGCGAGACTCGCGGAGCATGGGAAAACTTCTGTAGTTGGGTAACAAGCACTAACAACCGCATTTATGTAGGTTGGTTCGGTGTGTTGATGATCCCAACACTACTAGCTGCGACAACTTGTTTCTTAATCGCCTTTGTAGCAGCACCTCCTGTAGACATCGACGGAATTCGTGAGCCTGTAGCAGGATCACTAATTTACGGCAACAACATTATTTCTGGTGCAGTAGTACCTTCCTCTAACGCAATTGGTTTACACTTCTACCCAATTTGGGAAGCAGCTTCTCTAGATGAGTGGTTGTATAACGGTGGCCCTTACCAATTGATTATTTTCCACTTCTTGATCGGTGTATTCTGTTACATGGGTCGTCAGTGGGAATTATCCTACCGTTTAGGAATGCGTCCTTGGATATGTGTAGCATATTCCGCGCCAGTATCAGCAGCAACAGCAGTATTCCTAATCTACCCATTAGGACAAGGAAGTTTTTCCGATGGAATGCCCCTAGGAATTAGCGGTACATTCAACTTCATGTTAGTGTTCCAAGCAGAACATAACATCTTAATGCACCCCTTCCACATGTTGGGAGTAGCAGGTGTATTCGGCGGTTCATTATTCTCCGCAATGCACGGATCTCTAGTAACTTCTTCCTTGGTACGTGAAACTACTGAGACTGAATCACAAAACTACGGTTACAAATTCGGACAAGAAGAAGAAACCTACAACATCGTAGCAGCACACGGATACTTTGGTCGTCTAATATTCCAATACGCATCTTTCAACAACTCGCGTAGTTTGCACTTCTTCTTGGGTGCATGGCCTGTTATCGGAATCTGGTTTACAGCAATGGGTATCTCAACCATGGCGTTTAACCTTAACGGATTCAACTTCAACCAGTCTATTATGGACAGTCAAGGACGTGTAGTAAACACTTGGGCAGACATTCTCAACAGAGCTAACCTCGGTTTTGAAGTAATGCACGAGCGTAACGCACACAACTTCCCATTAGACTTAGCAAGTGGCGAA